The following coding sequences lie in one Oncorhynchus gorbuscha isolate QuinsamMale2020 ecotype Even-year linkage group LG10, OgorEven_v1.0, whole genome shotgun sequence genomic window:
- the hivep2b gene encoding transcription factor HIVEP2, producing MESLETTAEVKSSKEALDKTVPQRKSAAPMTAQTKMPPSADSEGEGWHLCPEPEEDQSRTTYCSTDMSDSGKLRQLEGKSLRQLQDQPCSHPHYNVLTSYPPQERQTVPFARQKTADHLLSALPLVSCGGPSPQRSSPSLPVSLQHCSQSGIEELSKEVCSKLEQKQQQRPGKYVCDYCGRACAKPSVLKKHIRSHTGERPYPCVPCGFSFKTKSNLYKHRKSHAHSVKAGTVPFSELGSYNVNMEDRGSLEGEGEFYSDPEQSSDTDEDDSSLLDTVSVEEPDSTTAVKVLNLIAQKQGVTLASTLSEDGSPRLLEINAAPAGSQVSHAIQSSAIKQRLALRLSEKRSSDTDTSLSLPSQGSKGSTDSGYFSRSESAEHQTGGPPNTNAKSYQEIMFGKCYKPNPKQQTITVVTCRTDLMSDRKTSERGVSRVFTQEKESTVESIRINTHSFTREAIKEAQLELSDSGQLVRSNSMPTSSVACQDMSQGLRGSHSFDERASPGGIKRLTRQAAFEHSAHDGPPDHYGNISDISNLGVEMDSFIIQQKQAMEYATRKRRKENCVAEEEDVGGQYHTDYDHSEEMRDYDSKQTSQGALTTTSSVKGYAQSVHTQDRTQRDRLEREMWEKREREERRSLGNVISVIQHTNSLTRSLSEQSDSYNYQRLDKSSSMDVVEQSETREMHKRTEIFAHQLSDSRLLDKSYQMTPKLVRQSNIPVPEIRVTVEPDSPEKEKAAEVKQVKAKEPDRHIEEFQWPQRSETLSQFPPEKLPPKKKRLRLADLEHSSGESSFESACTSLSRSPSQDSNLSYCSSFSFDREEKEREVIPKPASPAARQDEFGKALEFLAVPGSGYSLSVLNQRQQHEMRRTSSEQAPCHSQCRELPEVRSVSFDYGSLSPTAKVRHAELSASYSEPRRGNLVRQESLNVNLEFAHPVLPLNILPQYLSSALSFSSTALHSQCLPMFSPQPSHSGLLVPVRIQTHVPSYGSITYTTVSQIVDDPFESVNSTRTSLLTSHFANLATNLDTSNLLLGHPRGLLTSPVQVHVLDLPPAKLKTGIPLSLTSRTISTTNCGSSGGSNKRMLSPASSLDLFMEVKQQKRVKEEKMYGEIVEELGAVELGNYNVTEENKHSLKSEFQSDTNQGASLSGFPSKSSLSASSSLHSHNEPASGSFISPQQQGSESPDSPMDNSPTEASLHPHALLSLKDFNESGMDSKAQMEVLVQLVKGQGILISDGENTKRISQFPSLRTMTAVSWCYLNYTKPNSTHSSSPLSSVYATWCISSHNPNPPNLNTSDTLALLRSKQTTNTWSYMAAMYQPGTGKLVSSSLLWRQRLGLLQSKPELKELEGSSYGRKVKDASCRVKAGKEDWKEREVSSKQTAVPTPTPTPTPTPTRIKIFEGGFKSNEDYVYVRGRGRGKYICEECGIRCKKPSMLKKHIRTHTDVRPYVCRVCNFAFKTKGNLTKHMKSKAHMKKCLELGVSVTVDDTETLESDDIQQDLKTGVLSTAKHQFSDADDSDGMDEEIDDIDEDDEDEDDYDGDCTPKILSRSTSPQPCGVASLSVTAAAVIQGVSSDVHGCPLSSFHPLPSCLSTYTLSGIDVHPHPHPHPHPASTVRRTGPDRRTVLASSLDKEDCSLDMLSPDQGCLFFDPYPTCLLSPGWESPLREPPNSRLGYPSTRRDLSPRGRASPRWDTSPLRPSSPNLTPIQHLFPACMERPLSPSGVDLAGRRQRVVLRAVSPRRGGSQHRDSGDKTRQQAKAELAQQGETIEMDMDQRRSVPPCLPGSACSSCPRQNLFSHLPLHSQQQAGTLLPMVPIGGIQVLRALPSCSSDRTHLSALSPQKTELHQDSTKEGSVRLAALGAEDSGARQQERERGMEREMERETGMERERLSPLQTPRDSEEENTPVSVLMVRNPKQEEVLQTCTKAIASLRITSEEHL from the exons ATGGAGTCACTAGAAACTACTGCAGAGGTGAAAAGCTCTAAAGAGGCTCTGGATAAGACAGTTCCCCAGAGAAAGTCAGCAGCACCTATGACTGCCCAAACTAAAATGCCCCCCTCGGCTGATTCGGAAGGGGAGGGGTGGCATCTATGCCCAGAACCAGAAGAGGACCAGAGTAGAACCACATATTGTTCAACAGATATGTCTGACTCAGGGAAACTCAGACAATTAGAAGGGAAATCACTACGTCAATTACAGGATCAACCCTGCAGTCATCCTCATTACAACGTATTAACCTCATATCCaccacaggagagacagacagttcCCTTTGCTAGACAGAAAACAGCAGATCACTTGCTTTCTGCACTGCCACTTGTCAGCTGTGGAGGGCCCTCTCCTCAGAGGAGCTCCCCCAGTTTACCCGTGTCTCTCCAACACTGTTCCCAGTCAGGAATAGAGGAACTATCCAAGGAGGTGTGTAGTAAGTTGGAGCAGAAGCAGCAACAGAGACCTGGGAAGTATGTTTGTGATTATTGTGGGAGGGCATGTGCCAAACCCAGCGTACTTAAGAAGCATATTCGCTCACATACTGGGGAGAGACCCTACCCCTGCGTGCCCTGTGGTTTCTCCTTCAAAACCAAGAGCAATTTATACAAACACAGAAAATCTCATGCTCACTCAGTCAAAGCTGGGACAGTGCCATTTTCAGAACTGGGTTCTTACAATGTCAACATGGAGGACCGGGGATCtttagaaggagaaggagagttcTACTCTGATCCTGAGCAGAGCTCGGACACGGACGAAGACGATTCATCGCTCTTGGACACTGTTTCAGTGGAGGAACCCGATAGCACCACTGCTGTTAAAGTACTGAATCTCATTGCCCAGAAACAGGGAGTTACATTAGCATCAACATTATCTGAGGACGGTTCACCCAGGCTCTTGGAGATCAATGCTGCTCCAGCTGGTTCTCAGGTCAGCCATGCAATCCAATCTAGCGCCATCAAGCAGAGGCTGGCACTCCGGCTCTCAGAGAAAAGGAGCAGTGACACTGacacatctctctccctgcctAGCCAGGGAAGCAAAGGCAGCACAGACTCAGGCTACTTCTCACGCTCTGAGAGTGCTGAACACCAAACAGGTGGTCCTCCCAACACGAACGCCAAGTCCTATCAAGAGATAATGTTTGGAAAGTGTTACAAGCCGAACCCGAAACAACAGACCATAACTGTTGTGACTTGCAGGACAGACTTAATGAGCGATCGTAAGACATCGGAGCGAGGTGTTTCCCGCGTATTCACACAAGAAAAGGAATCAACGGTTGAATCGATCAGAATAAACACACATTCATTTACAAGAGAGGCCATTAAGGAGGCTCAACTAGAGCTCTCTGATTCTGGACAGCTGGTCCGGAGCAACTCGATGCCCACGTCCTCGGTGGCATGTCAGGACATGTCACAAGGCCTGCGAGGCAGCCACTCCTTTGATGAAAGGGCGTCCCCTGGAGGCATTAAGAGACTTACGAGACAGGCTGCCTTTGAACATTCTGCACACGATGGACCTCCTGACCACTACGGAAACATCTCTGATATTTCCAACCTTGGAGTGGAGATGGACAGTTTCATCATCCAACAAAAGCAAGCGATGGAATATGCAACGAGGAAACGGCGGAAGGAAAACTGTGTTgcggaggaggaggatgtaggaGGCCAGTATCACACAGACTATGACCACTCTGAAGAGATGAGGGACTATGATTCAAAGCAAACCTCTCAAGGTGCTCTAACCACTACATCCTCAGTGAAAGGATATGCCCAAAGCGTTCACACACAGGATAGAACACAACGTGATAGACTGGAAAGGGAAATGtgggaaaagagagagcgagaagagagaagaTCTTTAGGTAACGTCATCTCTGTGATTCAACACACGAACTCCCTTACCAGGTCTCTCTCTGAACAGTCAGATTCTTACAACTACCAGAGACTGGATAAGTCTTCCTCAATGGACGTGGTGGAGCAAAGCGAAACTAGAGAGATGCACAAAAGGACTGAGATCTTTGCACACCAGTTGAGTGACAGTAGATTATTAGATAAGTCGTATCAAATGACACCTAAGCTAGTTCGTCAGTCTAACATACCGGTCCCAGAGATCAGGGTGACTGTAGAACCAGACAGTCCAGAGAAAGAAAAGGCAGCGGAGGTGAAACAGGTGAAGGCGAAGGAGCCCGATAGACATATAGAGGAGTTCCAATGGCCTCAGAGGAGTGAAACCCTGTCTCAGTTCCCCCCAGAGAAACTCCCTCCAAAGAAGAAGAGACTGCGCTTAGCTGACTTGGAGCACTCCTCTGGCGAGTCTAGCTTCGAGTCGGCTTGTACGAGCCTCTCCCGGAGCCCCAGTCAAGACAGCAACCTATCCTACTGCTCCAGCTTCTCGTTTGAccgagaggagaaagagagagaggttatcCCCAAGCCAGCTTCCCCGGCGGCCAGACAGGATGAGTTTGGCAAAGCATTGGAGTTCTTAGCGGTGCCAGGAAGCGGctactccctctctgtcctgaacCAACGTCAACAACATGAAATGAGACGTACCTCTTCAGAACAGGCACCGTGCCACTCCCAGTGCAGAGAGCTCCCAGAGGTCCGCAGCGTATCGTTTGACTATGGCAGTCTTTCTCCAACGGCCAAAGTTAGACATGCGGAACTCAGCGCCAGCTACTCGGAGCCCAGACGGGGTAACTTGGTAAGACAGGAGTCCTTGAATGTTAACCTTGAATTTGCACATCCAGTCCTTCCGCTAAATATTCTTCCTCAGTACCTCAGCAGTGCCCTGTCGTTCTCATCCACCGCTCTGCACTCTCAGTGTCTGCCAATGTTCTCCCCTCAGCCGTCACACTCTGGTCTCCTAGTTCCTGTTAGAATCCAGACTCACGTACCATCCTATGGTAGCATCACATACACCACTGTGTCCCAAATTGTAGATGATCCGTTCGAAAGCGTTAACTCCACCAGAACCTCTTTACTCACTTCTCACTTCGCAAATTTAGCCACGAATTTGGATACATCTAATCTCTTATTAGGACACCCTCGAGGACTGTTGACCAGCCCAGTCCAGGTTCACGTTCTAGATCTGCCCCCAGCTAAGCTGAAGACAggcatccctctctccctgacctccAGGACGATCTCCACCACCAACTGTGGATCCAGTGGTGGGTCCAACAAGCGCATGTTGTCTCCGGCCAGCAGCTTGGACCTATTCATGGAGGTCAAACAGCAGAAACGCGTCAAAGAGGAGAAAATGTACGGTGAGATAGTGGAGGAGTTGGGTGCTGTGGAATTAGGGAATTATAATGTGACTGAAGAGAACAAGCACAGTTTAAAGTCAGAGTTTCAAAGTGACACCAACCAGGGAGCATCACTGTCAGGCTTTCCTTCAAAATCCTCTTTGTCTGCCTCGTCATCGCTTCATTCTCATAACGAGCCAGCAAGTGGAAGCTTCATCTCACCTCAGCAACAAGGGTCAGAAAGTCCTGATTCCCCTATGGATAACTCCCCAACAGAAGCAAGCCTACATCCACATGCTCTGCTTTCTCTAAAGGATTTCAATGAGTCTGGCATGGACAGCAAGGCACAGATGGAGGTGCTGGTGCAGCTAGTCAAAGGTCAGGGCATCCTCATCTCTGACGGGGAAAACACCAAACGGATATCTCAATTTCCAAGTCTCCGCACAATGACAGCTGTGAGTTGGTGCTATCTGAACTACACCAAGCCAAACAGCACTCACAGCagctctcccctgtcctctgtgTACGCTACGTGGTGCATCAGTTCCCATAACCCCAACCCTCCTAACCTCAACACCAGTGACACCTTGGCTCTGCTCCGCTCCAAACAGACGACTAACACATGGTCGTACATGGCTGCCATGTACCAACCTGGGACCGGGAAGCTGGTCTCCTCCTCACTCTTATGGAGGCAGAGGCTCGGGCTG CTACAGAGCAAACCGGAGCTCAAAGAGCTGGAAGGGAGCTCCTATGGAAGGAAAGTGAAGGATGCCAGCTGCAGGGTAAAAGCCGGGAAGGAGgactggaaagagagggaggtctcCTCGAAACAAACAGCAGtgccaacaccaacaccaacaccaacaccaacaccaacccgGATCAAAATATTTGAAGGAGG GTTCAAGTCCAATGAGGACTATGTGTACGTGAGGGGCCGAGGCCGGGGGAAGTATATCTGTGAGGAGTGTGGCATCCGTTGTAAGAAACCCAGCATGCTGAAGAAACACATACGCACCCACACTGACGTCCGGCCCTACGTCTGCAGGGTCTGCAACTTCGCTTTCAAAACTAAAG GAAACCTGACCAAGCATATGAAGTCAAAGGCTCACATGAAGAAGTGTCTTGAGCTTGgtgtgtcagtcacagtggatGATACAGAGACACTGGAATCTG ATGATATCCAGCAAGACTTGAAGACCGGGGTCTTGAGCACAGCCAAACACCAGTTCTCAGATGCAGACGACTCCGATGGCATGGATGAAGAGATTGACGACATCGATGAAGATGATGAGGACGAGGACGACTACGACGGTGACTGTACTCCCAAGATCCTTTCCCGGAGCACCAGCCCTCAGCCCTGTGGCGTAGCCTCTCTGTCGGTCACAGCTGCCGCTGTCATCCAGGGTGTGTCGTCAGACGTCCATGGCTGTCCCCTCAGttccttccatcccctccccaGCTGCCTCTCAACCTACACCCTGTCGGGCATCGATGTccacccccatccccatccccatccccatcccgcCTCCACTGTCAGGAGGACAGGGCCAGACCGGAGGACTGTCTTGGCCTCCAGCCTGGACAAGGAAGACTGTAGCCTGGACATGCTGTCTCCTGACCAGGGCTGTCTGTTCTTTGACCCCTACCCCACCTGTCTGCTGTCCCCCGGCTGGGAGTCCCCTCTGAGGGAACCGCCTAACTCCCGTCTCGGCTACCCCTCAACCCGGAGAGACCTCTCCCCCCGGGGACGCGCCTCACCTCGATGGGACACCTCCCCGCTGAGGCCCAGCTCCCCCAACCTCACCCCCATCCAGCACCTCTTCCCGGCCTGTATGGAGAGGCCCCTGTCCCCAAGTGGAGTGGACCTGGctgggaggagacagagggtggTGCTCAGGGCTGTGTCTCCACGTAGAGGGGGCTCACAACATAGAGACTCTGGGGATAAAACCAGGCAGCAAGCCAAGGCTGAACTGGCCCAGCAGGGAGAAACCATTGAAATGGATATG GATCAGAGGAGAAGcgtgcctccctgcctgcctgggtCCGCCTGCTCCAGTTGTCCCCGTCAGAACCTCTTCAGCCACCTCCCCCTACACTCTCAGCAGCAGGCTGGGACTCTCCTACCGATGGTGCCTATCGGAGGGATCCAGGTACTGCGCGCTCTGCCCTCCTGCAGCTCTGACCGGACCCATCTGTCAGCCCTATCCCCTCAAAAGACTGAGCTCCACCAGGACAGCACTAAGGAGGGATCTGTTCGTCTGGCAGCCCTCGGTGCAGAGGACTCAGGAGCCCggcagcaggagagggagagggggatggagagggagatggagagggagaccgggatggagagggagaggctgtCCCCCCTCCAGACACCCCGGGACTCTGAGGAGGAGAAcacccctgtctctgtcctcatgGTCAGGAACCCTAAGCAGGAAGAGGTTCTTCAGACCTGCACCAAGGCCATCGCCTCCCTCAGGATCACCTCTGAAGAGCATCTATAG